The Listeria welshimeri serovar 6b str. SLCC5334 genome has a window encoding:
- the dprA gene encoding DNA-processing protein DprA, giving the protein MNFKERDTWLKIASCKSISAKKRAVIWQKVSTFGCFEMSIEQIVNIFFSSDKKEQINMELEEADVYTTEDAEIICILDDNYPDLLKEIYEAPPLLFCKGNTALLKKQAMAMVGTRRMSEYGRKACAMIAGELAELKLTIVSGLALGIDAEAHKASLRKRGDTIAVLGSGVSNIYPRSNEFLANEIIEHGLLISEYLPNQEARRWHFPERNRIISGLALGTVIIEAAERSGSLITADYALEQNRQVFAVPGNIFTDTSRGTNHLIQEGAKLVTNANNIIEEFFQIKP; this is encoded by the coding sequence TTTAAAGAACGAGATACGTGGCTAAAAATCGCTTCTTGTAAGTCTATTTCCGCTAAAAAAAGAGCAGTAATATGGCAAAAGGTTTCTACTTTTGGTTGCTTTGAAATGTCGATAGAACAAATTGTGAATATATTTTTTAGTTCAGATAAAAAAGAACAAATCAATATGGAGTTAGAAGAAGCCGATGTATATACAACAGAAGATGCAGAAATTATTTGTATTCTTGATGATAACTATCCAGATTTACTTAAAGAAATATATGAAGCACCACCCCTTTTATTTTGCAAAGGAAACACAGCACTACTAAAAAAACAAGCGATGGCAATGGTTGGTACAAGAAGAATGAGTGAGTATGGTAGAAAAGCATGTGCAATGATTGCAGGAGAGCTAGCTGAACTTAAATTAACAATTGTTAGCGGGCTTGCTCTCGGGATAGATGCAGAAGCACATAAAGCCAGCTTACGTAAAAGAGGTGATACTATTGCAGTACTCGGCTCTGGAGTGAGTAATATTTATCCACGTTCTAATGAATTTTTAGCAAATGAAATTATAGAACATGGACTTCTTATCAGTGAATATTTACCGAATCAAGAAGCTAGAAGATGGCACTTTCCAGAACGCAATCGGATTATTAGTGGACTAGCTTTAGGTACAGTAATTATCGAAGCTGCCGAGAGAAGTGGTTCTTTGATTACAGCTGATTATGCTCTGGAGCAAAATAGACAAGTTTTTGCAGTACCAGGTAATATTTTTACTGATACATCAAGAGGTACAAATCATTTAATCCAAGAAGGAGCGAAATTAGTCACAAATGCAAACAATATAATAGAAGAATTTTTTCAAATTAAGCCATAA